The window CTGCGGAGTTCAAACTGAGCTTCGGCTTGTACAAACCAAACCTCCGATGGGAAGTCCAGAAAGTTGGCAGCTTGAGCGACACTGCATGTTCTTCGTGTGCCATGAAACAACGTTCCTGGCTTCAGGGTCACCAATGTAGCAAAAGGCTAACTACTTGATACAACGAAAAAACACAACTGTCAGAGCCGGTAAAAAAATGACACAAAAAAGTCACGAGGTTCGCAACACACTAGCTAATTAGTGAGGTGTACAAATTATACGGCTTCCGTCCGCTACACCACCATGTTACAATCTTGACTATTGAAACAAGACCATATTAGCAGTTAAAATATGTAAAGTtgtattattttgtaaaagtcaaagcaaatcaaaaatttactgGCGACCGCCTACAAGTACAAGAAATCTTAAACTTGCATTGCGTAGCCGTTGCCTTCTTCTTGCTTTTTGACGATCTGAAGATGCAAGATGGTCCGACCTGTCAaagtcaatataaatatacatgcatacaggaATTATAGGCCATGCAcacagtatacatgcagtgtacaATCATGACCTAGCTATAGTGATCATGAGCAAATCATGACCTAATCTAACTATTATGAGCATGCAGCCAGCTACCTAGAGATATATAGCTAGTGCTCACCTCGCTTACGGCGTCAGACACGCAGCGTTCTAGTTCCTCTTTAGTCAGAGAACAACGTCGACTTatgcctctgtctgtacagaaaCGTCGAACAGATCGTTCGCTGAGTCCCCGAAGTCCTGGAAACATCGTCTGTAATTCTTCAGTAATGACAGCATGACTATTACCCTCTTCGACTCGCTTCCGAACAaaatcttc of the Corticium candelabrum chromosome 7, ooCorCand1.1, whole genome shotgun sequence genome contains:
- the LOC134181851 gene encoding uncharacterized protein LOC134181851, whose translation is MDEVDEDFVRKRVEEGNSHAVITEELQTMFPGLRGLSERSVRRFCTDRGISRRCSLTKEELERCVSDAVSEVGPSCIFRSSKSKKKATATQCKFKISCTCRRSPVNF